The Chryseolinea soli genome contains a region encoding:
- a CDS encoding TAT-variant-translocated molybdopterin oxidoreductase → MEESKKVYWKGIEQLANNPEFVKHAHEEFAQPGPEEDLGHSRRDFLKMMGFGVSAVALAACEAPVRKAIPYVNKPLDIDPSIPNYYASTYTNGGDYASIVVKTREGRPIKIEGNALSSVSKGGTSAQVEASVLSLYDNSRLRGPFTRGTEKKEKITWEDLDKQVGAKLSEIAGKGGQIRIVSNSILSPSTKAAIAKFTAKYPTTQHVQYDQTSAYGVLKANEASFGKAFIPSYDFSKASVIVSVAADFLGSWISPIEYTKQYAITRDVTEEKREMSRHYQFESILSITGANADYRSQVKPSQEGAVVVALYNLIAAKAGKPAVSGGDDKITHVAKAAEDLWAARGKALVVAGSNDKSVQILVNGINDMLGSYGTTIDTAVTVNYRQGDDAAMAAFVSDVEGGKVDGVIFYNCNPVYDYPQGAKLGAALKGIALTISTSYKEEETGALTQYLAPDHHYLEAWNDAEPKKNMYSLGQPAITPIFKSRAAQESLLLWAGEPKADYFEILQSNWKTWFYKGQGDFQTFWDKALYDGVLELPAEPAAAVAFAGDVNAAASSIASAPKSAGFELVIYESGNIGNGSQSNNPLLQELPDPITKAVWDHYVTVSPKDAKDINFSESITKYFTIGVEGKSIELPLLVQPGQTPGTIGVPLGYGRTKAGKVADNIGVNVYPLVAMVNGSLSYTLNNVKFEKTNKEYQIAQTQTHNTYMGRQTVVQETTLAKYQDKHWDREYHPTVTTWADPKHKVAPGEVAIWKGHEYKDHHWGMAIDLNTCIGCGACVVACNVENNVSLVGRDEVIKRREMHWLRIDRYYSTDAPADDWRGVEVAAENPEVVFQPMLCQHCNNAPCETVCPVAATTHSTEGLNQMTYNRCIGTRYCANNCPYKVRRFNWFKYHDNRQFETANPAMNTDLGKMVLNPDVTVRSRGVMEKCSFCVQRIQAGKLTAKRERRPMNDGEVVTACQASCSTGAIVFGDINNPESKISKLLKIRPADPERPHRVDKITDNPRAYQVLEEIGVKPNIWYLTKVRNKDAAKA, encoded by the coding sequence ATGGAAGAATCAAAGAAGGTATACTGGAAAGGCATAGAGCAACTGGCCAACAACCCGGAGTTTGTAAAGCACGCTCACGAAGAATTTGCTCAGCCAGGACCGGAAGAAGATCTGGGACATTCCCGCAGGGATTTCTTGAAAATGATGGGCTTTGGTGTGTCGGCCGTAGCATTGGCCGCTTGCGAAGCGCCCGTGCGCAAGGCTATTCCGTATGTGAACAAGCCGCTCGACATCGATCCCAGCATCCCGAACTACTACGCTTCAACCTACACCAACGGCGGCGACTACGCCAGCATCGTGGTGAAGACCCGCGAAGGCCGTCCGATCAAAATTGAAGGTAACGCGCTGTCAAGCGTGTCCAAAGGCGGCACCAGCGCTCAGGTAGAGGCTTCGGTGCTTTCTTTATATGATAACTCCAGGCTTCGCGGCCCTTTCACAAGAGGCACCGAGAAGAAGGAAAAGATCACCTGGGAAGACCTCGACAAACAGGTAGGCGCCAAGTTGAGCGAAATTGCCGGCAAAGGCGGCCAGATCCGCATTGTAAGCAACTCGATCCTGAGCCCTAGCACAAAGGCTGCGATCGCAAAATTCACAGCGAAGTATCCCACTACACAACATGTTCAGTACGATCAAACGTCTGCTTATGGCGTGTTGAAAGCCAACGAAGCTTCTTTCGGAAAGGCGTTCATTCCTTCGTACGACTTTAGCAAGGCATCCGTCATTGTAAGCGTTGCTGCCGACTTCCTGGGCAGCTGGATTTCTCCTATAGAATACACCAAGCAATACGCCATCACCCGCGATGTGACCGAGGAAAAGAGAGAGATGTCTCGCCACTATCAGTTCGAGTCCATCCTGTCGATCACCGGTGCCAATGCAGACTACAGATCGCAGGTCAAGCCTTCGCAAGAAGGAGCTGTGGTGGTTGCCTTGTATAACCTCATCGCTGCCAAAGCCGGCAAACCTGCCGTTTCGGGTGGCGACGATAAAATAACCCACGTAGCCAAAGCGGCCGAAGACCTCTGGGCTGCCCGCGGTAAAGCCCTGGTAGTAGCCGGGTCGAACGACAAGTCGGTGCAAATCCTCGTGAACGGCATCAACGACATGCTGGGAAGCTACGGCACCACCATCGACACAGCCGTTACGGTGAACTACCGTCAAGGCGACGATGCAGCGATGGCCGCATTTGTAAGCGATGTAGAAGGTGGCAAAGTAGACGGCGTGATCTTCTACAATTGCAACCCCGTATACGATTATCCGCAAGGCGCGAAATTAGGCGCAGCGCTGAAAGGCATTGCCTTAACCATTTCCACCAGCTATAAAGAAGAAGAGACCGGCGCGCTGACGCAATACCTGGCACCCGATCATCACTACCTCGAAGCCTGGAACGACGCCGAGCCGAAGAAAAATATGTACAGCTTAGGCCAGCCTGCCATCACGCCGATCTTCAAGTCGCGTGCCGCACAGGAAAGCCTTTTGTTGTGGGCCGGCGAACCGAAAGCCGACTACTTTGAAATTCTCCAAAGCAACTGGAAAACCTGGTTCTACAAAGGCCAAGGCGATTTCCAAACGTTCTGGGACAAAGCCCTTTATGATGGCGTGCTGGAGTTGCCTGCAGAACCCGCAGCAGCCGTTGCCTTTGCCGGCGACGTGAATGCCGCGGCCAGCAGCATTGCCAGCGCACCGAAATCCGCCGGCTTCGAGCTGGTGATCTACGAAAGCGGTAACATCGGCAACGGATCGCAATCCAACAACCCGCTGTTGCAAGAGCTTCCCGACCCGATCACCAAAGCAGTTTGGGATCACTATGTAACCGTATCGCCGAAAGACGCGAAAGACATCAACTTCAGCGAAAGCATCACCAAATATTTCACGATCGGTGTGGAAGGCAAGTCGATTGAACTTCCCTTACTGGTTCAACCGGGACAAACTCCCGGCACGATCGGTGTACCCCTCGGTTACGGCCGCACCAAAGCCGGCAAGGTAGCCGATAACATTGGTGTGAACGTTTACCCGCTCGTAGCCATGGTGAACGGTTCGTTGAGCTACACGCTCAACAACGTGAAGTTCGAAAAGACAAACAAAGAATATCAGATCGCGCAGACGCAAACCCATAATACTTACATGGGCCGTCAGACCGTAGTGCAGGAAACTACCCTGGCGAAATACCAGGACAAACATTGGGACCGCGAATACCATCCCACGGTTACCACCTGGGCCGATCCCAAACACAAAGTCGCTCCCGGTGAAGTGGCCATCTGGAAAGGTCACGAATACAAAGATCACCATTGGGGCATGGCCATCGACCTGAACACCTGTATCGGTTGTGGCGCCTGCGTGGTGGCTTGTAACGTAGAGAACAACGTGTCGCTGGTAGGTCGCGATGAAGTGATCAAGCGCCGCGAAATGCACTGGTTGCGCATCGACCGCTACTACAGCACCGACGCTCCCGCGGACGATTGGAGAGGTGTTGAAGTGGCTGCGGAAAATCCTGAAGTGGTGTTCCAACCCATGCTGTGCCAACACTGCAACAACGCACCTTGCGAAACGGTATGTCCTGTAGCGGCTACGACCCACAGCACCGAAGGTCTGAACCAAATGACCTACAACCGCTGCATCGGTACACGCTATTGTGCAAACAACTGTCCTTATAAAGTGAGACGTTTCAACTGGTTCAAATATCATGACAACCGTCAGTTCGAGACCGCTAACCCGGCCATGAACACCGACCTGGGTAAGATGGTATTGAACCCCGATGTGACTGTACGTTCACGCGGTGTGATGGAGAAATGCTCGTTCTGCGTGCAACGCATCCAGGCCGGCAAGCTCACCGCCAAGCGCGAAAGAAGACCGATGAACGACGGCGAAGTGGTAACCGCCTGCCAGGCATCTTGCTCTACGGGCGCCATTGTATTCGGCGACATCAACAATCCCGAAAGCAAGATCTCCAAACTGTTGAAGATCAGACCGGCCGATCCGGAACGCCCGCACCGCGTAGACAAGATCACGGACAACCCCCGTGCCTACCAAGTGCTGGAAGAGATCGGCGTGAAGCCCAATATCTGGTACCTCACCAAAGTAAGAAACAAGGATGCCGCCAAAGCCTAA
- a CDS encoding cytochrome c oxidase subunit I: MATTDIHLHQDVHHHDDHEDHEHHEGNFWTTYIFSQDHKVIAKQFLITGIFWALLGGTLSVIFRLQLGFPETNLDWLKPVLGGWITPEGKLDPEFYLALVTMHGTIMVFFVLTAGLSGTFSNFLIPLQIGARDMASGFMNMLSYWFFFLSSVIMFISLFLETGPAAGGWTIYPPLSALPQAIKGSGLGMTMWLVAMVFFIVSSLLGSINYITTVINMRTKGMSFTRMPLTIWAFFFTAIIGILSFPVLFAAALLLVFDRSFGTSFYLSDIYIGGEALAHEGGSPILFQHLFWFLGHPEVYIVLLPALGLSSEIIATNSRKPIFGYKAMIGSMLFIAILSFIVWAHHMFVTGMNPFLGSIFMLLTLIIAVPSAVKIFNYVTTLWKGNIHFTPGMLFSIGLVSFFLTGGITGIFLGNSAIDIQLHDTYFVVAHFHLVMGSASFFGMMAGVYHWFPKFFGRMVNPTLGYIHFWLTFVGVYMVFFPMHYIGIAGFPRRYYSWTNFETFSGFADLNMLVSVAAIITLGAQFIFLFNFFYSIFRGRLAPANPWDSTTLEWTTPRNPGHGNWVGEIPSVYRWPYDYSKPGAKEDYIPQNIPYSETPESNLPHENDLIKLETLNGDGSIVVEGSKH; the protein is encoded by the coding sequence ATGGCAACGACCGATATTCACCTCCACCAAGATGTTCACCATCACGATGATCATGAGGATCATGAGCACCATGAAGGTAATTTCTGGACCACATATATTTTTAGCCAAGACCATAAAGTAATTGCCAAGCAATTCCTGATCACGGGTATTTTCTGGGCCTTGCTGGGCGGTACACTCTCCGTGATCTTCCGTCTGCAACTCGGTTTCCCCGAAACAAACCTGGATTGGCTCAAGCCTGTTTTGGGCGGCTGGATTACTCCCGAAGGAAAACTGGACCCTGAATTCTACCTGGCGCTGGTGACGATGCACGGAACCATCATGGTGTTCTTCGTGCTCACAGCCGGTCTGAGCGGTACATTCTCGAACTTCCTCATTCCCCTGCAGATCGGTGCCCGCGATATGGCCTCCGGTTTCATGAACATGCTTTCCTACTGGTTCTTCTTCCTGTCGAGCGTGATCATGTTCATTTCGCTCTTCCTGGAAACGGGACCTGCCGCCGGCGGTTGGACCATCTATCCTCCGTTGAGCGCATTGCCCCAAGCCATTAAAGGCTCGGGTCTGGGGATGACCATGTGGCTGGTAGCGATGGTGTTCTTCATTGTGAGCTCGCTCCTGGGAAGTATCAACTACATTACGACGGTTATCAACATGCGCACAAAAGGTATGTCCTTCACGCGCATGCCACTCACGATTTGGGCGTTCTTCTTTACGGCCATCATCGGTATCCTTTCATTCCCTGTATTGTTTGCCGCTGCCTTGTTGCTGGTTTTCGACCGCAGCTTTGGCACGAGCTTCTACCTGTCGGATATTTATATCGGCGGCGAAGCGTTGGCACACGAGGGCGGTAGCCCCATCCTGTTCCAGCACTTGTTCTGGTTCCTGGGTCACCCCGAAGTATACATCGTATTGTTGCCGGCGCTCGGTCTTTCTTCAGAGATCATCGCCACCAACTCGCGCAAGCCTATCTTCGGCTACAAAGCCATGATCGGTTCCATGCTCTTCATCGCCATCCTGTCGTTCATCGTGTGGGCTCACCACATGTTTGTAACGGGTATGAACCCTTTCCTCGGTTCCATCTTCATGTTGCTCACGCTGATCATTGCCGTGCCTTCTGCGGTGAAGATCTTCAACTATGTGACCACGCTGTGGAAAGGTAATATCCACTTCACGCCAGGCATGCTGTTCTCTATCGGTTTGGTGTCGTTCTTCCTCACGGGCGGTATCACCGGTATTTTCCTTGGCAACTCGGCCATCGACATTCAATTGCACGATACGTACTTCGTCGTAGCCCACTTCCACTTGGTAATGGGTAGCGCGTCGTTCTTCGGGATGATGGCGGGTGTGTACCACTGGTTCCCGAAATTCTTTGGCAGAATGGTGAACCCTACGCTGGGCTACATCCACTTCTGGCTGACCTTCGTGGGTGTGTACATGGTGTTCTTCCCCATGCACTACATCGGTATCGCCGGTTTCCCCCGTCGTTACTATTCCTGGACAAACTTTGAAACGTTCAGCGGCTTTGCCGACCTGAACATGCTGGTGAGCGTGGCCGCGATCATTACGCTGGGCGCCCAGTTCATCTTCTTGTTCAACTTCTTCTATAGCATATTCCGCGGCAGACTGGCCCCCGCCAACCCTTGGGATTCCACGACGCTGGAATGGACCACACCGCGCAATCCCGGTCACGGCAACTGGGTGGGAGAGATCCCGTCCGTATACCGCTGGCCCTACGACTATAGCAAGCCGGGTGCGAAGGAAGACTACATCCCTCAAAATATCCCGTACTCCGAAACACCGGAATCCAACTTGCCGCACGAAAATGATCTCATCAAACTGGAGACTTTGAACGGCGACGGATCTATTGTGGTGGAAGGAAGCAAGCACTAA
- a CDS encoding cytochrome c oxidase subunit II, which yields MMSLIIILGVVLILGILYMIFRVGNLVSIAKGGVVDEKSSTANKVNAALFIVFMVGSLGLFFWYSFSHFHEYTLPVASVHGKHTDNLFWITMWVTVIAFVIISIVMFVFIYQYQYKEGRKAKYFPDNHYLELAWTIIPAIVLAVLIFTGLRAWNDITSPASKDAEVIELVAQQFAWTARYPGVKDKELGKVSYKLIDNFGNEFGLDLSDKHSFDDFKSLELHFPVDQEILLKIRAKDVLHSVFLPHFRVKMDAVPGMPTQFKFKATKTTQEMRDELGNPNFNYELACTEICGRGHFSMKMPVVVESQEAYEAWKAKQETWLKQNPGYLEKVPAALKEAAMIQAGMQKDPGATVAEVKQ from the coding sequence ATGATGAGTTTGATTATTATTCTTGGCGTTGTTCTCATTCTGGGGATCCTCTATATGATCTTCCGGGTAGGCAACCTGGTAAGCATTGCAAAAGGAGGTGTGGTTGACGAAAAGTCAAGTACGGCGAACAAAGTAAATGCAGCCCTTTTTATCGTTTTCATGGTGGGAAGCCTCGGCTTGTTCTTCTGGTATTCCTTCAGCCATTTTCACGAATACACTTTGCCCGTCGCTTCCGTACACGGAAAACACACCGACAACTTGTTCTGGATCACCATGTGGGTGACGGTGATCGCTTTTGTGATCATCAGCATCGTGATGTTCGTGTTCATCTACCAATATCAATACAAAGAAGGCCGCAAAGCCAAATATTTCCCCGACAACCACTACCTGGAGTTGGCGTGGACCATCATTCCGGCGATCGTGTTGGCCGTGCTGATCTTCACCGGTCTGCGCGCCTGGAACGACATCACAAGCCCCGCTTCGAAAGATGCGGAAGTGATCGAGCTCGTGGCGCAGCAATTTGCATGGACCGCCCGCTATCCCGGCGTGAAAGACAAAGAACTTGGAAAAGTAAGCTATAAACTGATCGACAACTTCGGTAACGAATTTGGTCTCGACCTCTCCGACAAGCATTCCTTCGACGATTTCAAATCGCTGGAACTCCACTTCCCCGTAGATCAGGAGATCCTGTTGAAGATCCGTGCCAAGGATGTACTGCACAGCGTGTTCCTGCCCCACTTCCGGGTGAAAATGGACGCCGTGCCCGGCATGCCTACCCAATTCAAATTCAAAGCCACCAAGACCACACAGGAAATGCGTGACGAGCTTGGCAACCCGAACTTTAATTACGAACTGGCGTGCACCGAAATTTGCGGACGCGGTCATTTCTCGATGAAAATGCCTGTTGTCGTAGAGAGTCAAGAGGCGTATGAGGCCTGGAAGGCAAAGCAAGAAACGTGGTTGAAACAAAACCCTGGCTACCTCGAAAAGGTACCGGCAGCATTGAAGGAAGCGGCGATGATCCAGGCAGGCATGCAGAAAGATCCCGGCGCAACAGTAGCGGAAGTAAAACAATAG
- the nrfD gene encoding NrfD/PsrC family molybdoenzyme membrane anchor subunit, protein MQVSSVVRDPLVTGGKTVKDVSHDISRQVEGSPTRLWWMAMAVSSVFFAFGFYCVCTLLWNGVGVWGLNKTVGWAWDITNFVWWVGIGHAGTLISAILLLFRQRWRMSINRAAEAMTIFAVICAATFPLMHMGRLWLGFYWALPLPNAFGSLWANFNSPLLWDVFAISTYFTVSLVFWYIGLIPDFAVIRDRAVVQGNMLRANVYNALSFGWQGGAKTWMRYESVALILAGLSTPLVLSVHTIVSMDFATSVIPGWHTTIFPPYFVAGAIFSGFAMVLTLLLVTRVVFKLEDYITIYHIELMNIIIIVTGSVVGVAYITELFISWYSGVEYEGYAFYNRVQGPYAWAYWSMMTCNVISPQLFWIKKIRTSIAATFILSIIVNIGMWFERFVIIVTSLHRDYVPSSWTMFHPTMYDIGEYLFTFGLFFCAFLLFAKFFPVINMAEVKSIIKVGSERVAAEEIPVMEESNDTHH, encoded by the coding sequence ATGCAGGTAAGTTCAGTAGTTCGCGATCCCCTGGTAACCGGTGGCAAAACAGTAAAGGATGTTTCGCATGACATCAGCCGCCAGGTGGAGGGAAGTCCCACCCGCTTGTGGTGGATGGCCATGGCGGTCTCTTCCGTCTTCTTTGCCTTTGGCTTCTATTGCGTTTGCACCCTGTTGTGGAACGGGGTGGGCGTGTGGGGTCTTAACAAGACCGTAGGTTGGGCCTGGGACATCACCAACTTCGTGTGGTGGGTCGGTATCGGTCACGCCGGTACGCTGATCTCGGCCATCTTGTTGCTGTTCCGTCAGCGCTGGAGAATGTCGATCAACCGCGCTGCCGAAGCCATGACGATCTTCGCCGTGATCTGTGCCGCTACGTTCCCGCTCATGCACATGGGCCGTCTCTGGCTTGGTTTCTACTGGGCGCTTCCGCTTCCCAACGCTTTCGGCTCTCTCTGGGCCAACTTCAACTCGCCCCTGTTGTGGGACGTGTTCGCCATCTCGACCTACTTCACCGTATCGCTGGTGTTCTGGTATATCGGTCTTATTCCTGACTTCGCCGTCATCCGCGACCGCGCCGTGGTGCAAGGCAACATGTTGCGCGCCAATGTATACAACGCCCTCAGCTTCGGCTGGCAGGGTGGTGCCAAGACCTGGATGCGCTACGAATCTGTTGCGTTGATCCTCGCCGGTCTTTCCACGCCACTGGTACTCTCCGTTCACACGATCGTATCCATGGACTTTGCGACGTCGGTTATCCCCGGCTGGCACACGACCATCTTCCCGCCCTATTTCGTTGCGGGTGCTATCTTCTCCGGTTTCGCTATGGTGTTGACCCTGTTGTTGGTCACCCGCGTGGTGTTCAAGCTGGAGGACTACATCACCATCTACCACATCGAGTTGATGAACATCATCATCATCGTGACCGGTTCGGTAGTAGGGGTGGCTTATATCACCGAATTGTTTATCTCCTGGTACTCCGGTGTGGAGTATGAAGGATATGCTTTCTATAACCGCGTGCAAGGTCCGTATGCCTGGGCATACTGGTCCATGATGACGTGTAACGTGATCTCCCCGCAGCTGTTCTGGATCAAGAAGATCCGCACCAGCATCGCGGCCACGTTCATCCTGTCCATCATCGTAAACATCGGTATGTGGTTCGAGCGCTTTGTGATCATCGTGACTTCGCTGCACCGCGACTACGTACCGTCGAGCTGGACGATGTTCCACCCCACGATGTACGACATCGGGGAGTACCTGTTCACCTTCGGTTTGTTCTTCTGTGCCTTCCTGCTGTTTGCCAAATTCTTCCCCGTGATCAACATGGCCGAGGTGAAGAGCATCATCAAGGTAGGTTCCGAAAGAGTAGCGGCGGAAGAAATTCCGGTCATGGAAGAGTCGAACGATACGCATCATTAA
- a CDS encoding DUF3341 domain-containing protein: MDAEKNYLVGVFDDEDVLLSGVTSIRESGVKIHEVYSPFPVHGLDEVLGYKRSRLPIAAFLFGLTGTSLALTMQIWMLGYDWPMIIGGKNFVSLPPFIPVTFELTVLLSALGMVATFMIVSDLKPYRWPRQFDLRSTDDKHVMAIDLALNHGKSKSEITSILKAAGASEVNEKNFE; the protein is encoded by the coding sequence ATGGACGCAGAAAAAAATTATTTAGTAGGAGTATTTGACGACGAAGACGTGCTCCTGAGCGGGGTGACTTCCATTCGCGAAAGCGGTGTGAAGATCCACGAAGTATATTCGCCGTTCCCGGTGCACGGCCTGGATGAAGTGTTGGGTTACAAACGCAGCCGTTTGCCCATCGCGGCCTTCCTGTTTGGCCTCACCGGCACCAGCCTCGCCTTGACCATGCAGATCTGGATGCTCGGCTACGACTGGCCCATGATCATCGGTGGTAAGAACTTCGTGTCGCTGCCGCCTTTTATCCCCGTGACGTTCGAGCTCACCGTATTGTTGTCGGCCCTCGGCATGGTGGCCACCTTCATGATCGTGAGCGACCTGAAGCCCTACCGCTGGCCCCGCCAGTTCGACCTGCGCAGCACCGACGACAAACACGTGATGGCCATTGACCTGGCATTGAACCACGGCAAAAGCAAAAGCGAGATCACCAGCATCCTGAAAGCCGCTGGTGCCAGTGAAGTGAATGAAAAGAATTTTGAATAA
- a CDS encoding quinol:cytochrome C oxidoreductase, whose product MAHQVEVTEEHYVFKPSLKTKLYAILGIGALLLVLGLFLSKDPAEAEGAEHGGGHGGHSAKVEATHLVASAEEHAAASEGHHEAGAEHHETKYWIKRLYTTLWMNNVYFAGLGIIGLFFVAVQYAAQAGWSVGVQRIALAMGTWIPVAGLLMLALWFVTKHDIFHWTHAYLYQTGGAEFDAIINKKGPFFFWPLKGGSFPVFFIFRMVLFFGLWYWFFSKIRQNMISEDLEGGTSWWYKSRGLSAWFLVFFGASSSIAAWDWVMSIDTHWFSTMFGWYVFASWWVTGLAVITLIAAHLKSAGYLKIVNANHLHDLGKFVFAFSIFWTYIWFSQFLLIYYAHIPEETVYFVERMRNSPYSWIFYFNIIVNFVLPFLLFMTRDAKRHLSTLKLVCPIVIVGHWFDFFNMVTPGVMKHSGGIGFVEIGMFMVFAAVFLLVVLNSLTKLPLWGKNDPMLQESLHHHI is encoded by the coding sequence ATGGCTCATCAAGTAGAAGTTACGGAAGAACATTATGTATTCAAGCCATCGCTCAAGACGAAGCTTTATGCCATCTTAGGCATTGGAGCACTCCTTTTAGTGCTTGGCCTCTTTTTGTCGAAAGACCCTGCAGAGGCTGAGGGAGCAGAGCATGGCGGTGGTCATGGTGGTCACAGTGCCAAAGTAGAAGCCACACACCTGGTGGCCAGCGCTGAAGAACATGCCGCAGCTTCCGAAGGTCATCACGAGGCCGGTGCCGAGCACCACGAAACCAAGTATTGGATCAAGCGCCTGTACACCACCCTGTGGATGAACAACGTGTATTTCGCCGGTCTGGGCATCATCGGTTTGTTTTTCGTAGCCGTCCAATATGCAGCACAAGCGGGATGGTCGGTAGGGGTGCAGCGCATCGCGCTCGCCATGGGCACTTGGATTCCGGTTGCCGGCTTGCTCATGCTGGCCCTCTGGTTCGTTACCAAGCACGACATTTTCCATTGGACACATGCCTATCTGTATCAAACAGGCGGTGCTGAATTTGACGCCATCATTAACAAAAAAGGTCCATTCTTTTTCTGGCCTTTGAAAGGCGGCAGTTTCCCGGTCTTTTTCATCTTCCGCATGGTGTTGTTCTTCGGCTTGTGGTACTGGTTCTTCTCTAAGATCCGCCAGAACATGATCTCCGAAGACCTGGAAGGCGGAACTTCCTGGTGGTATAAGAGCCGCGGTCTTTCCGCTTGGTTCCTTGTATTCTTCGGTGCCAGCTCCTCTATCGCAGCCTGGGATTGGGTCATGAGCATTGACACCCACTGGTTCAGCACGATGTTTGGCTGGTACGTATTCGCCAGCTGGTGGGTAACCGGTTTGGCCGTGATCACCCTCATCGCTGCACACTTGAAAAGCGCCGGCTATCTCAAGATCGTTAACGCAAACCATCTCCACGACCTGGGCAAGTTTGTGTTCGCCTTCTCCATCTTCTGGACCTACATCTGGTTTTCGCAATTCCTGCTGATCTACTACGCACACATCCCCGAAGAAACTGTGTACTTCGTGGAGCGGATGCGCAACAGCCCGTACAGCTGGATCTTCTACTTCAATATTATTGTTAATTTCGTGTTGCCGTTCCTGTTGTTCATGACGCGCGATGCGAAGCGCCACTTGTCTACACTGAAGCTGGTTTGCCCCATCGTCATCGTGGGTCACTGGTTCGACTTCTTCAACATGGTAACGCCCGGCGTTATGAAACACTCTGGAGGAATTGGCTTTGTGGAGATCGGTATGTTCATGGTCTTCGCCGCAGTGTTCCTGCTGGTCGTGCTGAATAGTCTGACGAAATTGCCGCTCTGGGGCAAAAACGATCCGATGTTACAAGAGAGTCTTCATCACCACATTTAA
- a CDS encoding c-type cytochrome — MRIVSTLFVAFSAAVVLTSCGAGGENQGTEYAPNMYHSVAYEPYSQITDEDAGRWLTSIDYPDGHAEFYNSNKFNPYRMNMREAAPHTVARNKHGWLPYRLGKDSLAFAAANVKSPLDSTAAIIADGKVLYETYCDHCHGPKGKGDGKVAAGGVKVEVNGEQKERSIYAGVANLTSDALKGVSEGHIFHVITMGKGLMWSHGSQISPEDRWKIAKYVKTLQK; from the coding sequence ATGCGCATTGTATCAACCTTGTTCGTAGCATTTTCTGCAGCCGTCGTGTTGACTTCCTGTGGCGCCGGTGGTGAAAACCAGGGAACAGAATATGCCCCCAACATGTATCACTCCGTGGCGTATGAGCCCTATTCTCAGATCACCGACGAGGACGCCGGACGCTGGTTAACATCGATCGACTATCCCGATGGCCACGCCGAATTTTACAACTCCAACAAATTCAACCCGTACCGCATGAACATGCGCGAGGCGGCTCCCCACACCGTGGCCCGCAACAAGCATGGATGGTTGCCTTACCGTCTCGGTAAAGACAGCCTGGCCTTTGCTGCCGCCAACGTGAAGAGCCCGCTCGACTCCACGGCCGCCATCATTGCCGACGGAAAAGTATTGTACGAAACCTATTGCGACCACTGCCACGGCCCCAAAGGCAAAGGCGACGGCAAAGTAGCTGCCGGTGGCGTGAAGGTCGAAGTGAATGGTGAACAGAAAGAACGCTCCATCTACGCCGGTGTAGCCAACCTGACCAGCGACGCATTGAAAGGCGTGAGCGAAGGTCACATCTTCCACGTGATCACCATGGGCAAAGGCCTCATGTGGTCGCACGGCTCGCAGATCAGCCCCGAAGACCGCTGGAAGATCGCCAAGTATGTGAAGACCCTTCAAAAATAA